The following coding sequences are from one Spartinivicinus poritis window:
- a CDS encoding N-acetylmuramoyl-L-alanine amidase, giving the protein MNITKLIVHCSDTPDSRDVSAADIHRWHLEQGWSGIGYHKIIKRDGTIENGRPEYWYGAHVKDHNLDSLGICLIGRKHYTNQQMQTLYDQLKLWLKKYPKAKIYGHRDLDNNKSCPNFNVQQWWDITFSNGL; this is encoded by the coding sequence ATGAACATCACCAAACTTATTGTTCACTGCTCAGACACACCTGATAGTAGAGATGTCTCAGCAGCGGATATTCACCGATGGCACCTGGAACAGGGCTGGTCCGGGATTGGCTACCACAAAATAATTAAACGAGATGGCACCATTGAAAATGGCAGGCCTGAGTATTGGTATGGAGCCCATGTAAAAGATCATAACCTGGATAGTTTAGGTATTTGTTTAATTGGTAGAAAACATTACACAAATCAACAGATGCAAACTTTATACGACCAGTTAAAACTATGGTTAAAGAAATATCCTAAAGCGAAAATTTATGGACATAGAGATTTAGACAATAACAAAAGCTGTCCTAACTTCAATGTACAACAATGGTGGGATATAACCTTCTCGAATGGCCTTTAG
- a CDS encoding TrkH family potassium uptake protein — protein MHFSTISKVLGILLMLFSITQLPPAIVAQIYGEKEVAVFLDAFLITLVSGCCIWLPVFRSKNELRTRDGFLVTVLFWTVLASFGAIPLYLLDELNLSVTDAFFESLSGLTTTGATVITGLDHLPKSILFYRQQLQWLGGMGIIVLAVAILPMLGIGGMQLYRAETPGPIKDTKLTPRITETAKALWYIYLSLTVTCCLALWLAGMDLFNAICHSFSTVAIGGFSTRDGSVGDFDLVGAEFIIVIFMIISGINFALHFFAWRHRSFKHYLSDPEVKTYLLVLACTCLITVLILFITNSYDFAHSLRYGIFEVVSIATTTGFGTADFSVWPVFLPYMLLWLSFAGGCAGSTAGGMKMIRVLLIFKQGLREIKLLLHPNAIIPVKLGSNAIPERVIEAVWGFFSAYVFLFIALFLANVATGLDLKTAFSTVASCINNLGPALGEATVNYSNLPDASKWILSFAMLLGRLEIFTLLVLLTPTFWRR, from the coding sequence ATGCACTTTTCTACTATCTCAAAAGTGTTAGGCATACTATTAATGCTGTTTAGCATTACGCAGCTACCTCCCGCAATTGTTGCGCAAATTTATGGTGAAAAAGAAGTTGCTGTTTTTTTAGACGCCTTTCTTATCACATTAGTCAGCGGGTGTTGTATATGGCTACCTGTATTTCGTTCAAAAAACGAACTACGCACTCGCGATGGGTTTTTAGTCACTGTTTTATTTTGGACGGTACTGGCCAGTTTCGGGGCAATTCCACTTTACCTGTTAGATGAGCTTAATTTATCAGTGACAGATGCTTTTTTTGAGTCACTATCAGGGCTGACCACCACCGGGGCAACAGTCATTACTGGGCTAGATCATTTACCCAAATCCATTTTATTTTATCGCCAACAACTCCAGTGGTTAGGCGGCATGGGTATTATAGTATTAGCCGTCGCTATATTACCTATGCTTGGCATTGGTGGTATGCAGTTATATCGAGCAGAAACTCCAGGTCCTATAAAAGACACCAAGCTTACTCCTCGAATCACTGAAACAGCAAAAGCCCTTTGGTATATCTACCTTAGCCTAACCGTCACTTGTTGCCTTGCTTTATGGTTAGCTGGCATGGATCTATTTAATGCGATTTGCCATAGCTTTTCTACAGTTGCTATTGGTGGGTTTTCAACCCGAGATGGCAGTGTTGGTGACTTCGATTTAGTGGGTGCTGAATTTATCATTGTCATTTTTATGATTATTTCAGGCATTAACTTTGCCCTACACTTTTTCGCCTGGCGTCATCGTAGTTTTAAACATTACTTGTCCGACCCTGAGGTAAAAACCTATCTACTTGTGCTTGCCTGCACTTGTCTGATAACTGTTCTCATTTTATTTATCACCAATTCCTATGACTTTGCCCACTCGTTAAGATATGGCATTTTCGAGGTTGTATCGATTGCCACTACAACAGGCTTTGGGACTGCAGACTTTTCGGTTTGGCCAGTATTTTTACCTTACATGCTACTCTGGCTTAGCTTCGCAGGTGGCTGCGCTGGTTCAACTGCAGGTGGCATGAAAATGATTCGGGTCCTGCTTATTTTCAAACAGGGTCTTAGAGAAATAAAACTGCTGCTTCATCCCAATGCCATTATTCCCGTCAAGTTAGGCTCCAATGCCATTCCAGAACGAGTCATCGAAGCCGTTTGGGGGTTCTTCTCAGCTTATGTGTTTTTGTTTATCGCCCTATTTTTAGCAAATGTAGCAACCGGTTTGGATTTAAAAACAGCCTTTTCCACCGTCGCATCTTGCATCAACAACCTCGGGCCTGCTTTAGGTGAAGCAACGGTTAATTACAGTAATTTGCCTGATGCTTCTAAATGGATTTTAAGCTTTGCGATGTTGTTAGGACGGTTGGAGATTTTTACCTTGTTGGTACTACTAACCCCAACATTCTGGCGCCGCTAA